From Vreelandella neptunia, the proteins below share one genomic window:
- a CDS encoding creatininase family protein — protein MIHHWQTLTAPKLAEFAQLDPVAVLVLGAIEQHGTHLPLATDLTIGEGLQAAMLEQLDPSLNVICLPPIAVGASDEHANFPGTLSLPAPLAIATLEAYGDSLARAGIRRLVLLNSHGGNKAVMDLAGLTLRRRHNMRVVKATYTRLPPLEGAIDAEELRYGLHGGLLETALMRYLAPALVQLDGYQATPPAAPQSDALVSAEGAAAFAWLAEDLSTQGVAGDASKASAELGEQLVQHYARHLAAVVTETAHLPPLTQARCTSGRQL, from the coding sequence ATGATTCACCACTGGCAAACCCTTACCGCTCCAAAGTTAGCCGAGTTCGCTCAGCTCGACCCAGTCGCGGTGTTGGTACTCGGGGCCATTGAACAGCACGGCACTCACCTCCCTTTAGCCACCGATCTCACCATTGGCGAGGGTCTCCAGGCCGCTATGCTGGAGCAACTAGATCCCTCACTTAACGTAATCTGCCTACCGCCAATTGCGGTAGGCGCCAGCGATGAGCACGCCAACTTCCCCGGCACGCTTAGCCTGCCTGCACCGCTGGCCATCGCCACCCTAGAAGCTTACGGCGACAGCTTAGCTCGCGCTGGCATTCGTCGTCTGGTGCTGCTTAACAGCCATGGTGGCAATAAGGCGGTGATGGATTTGGCAGGGTTAACCCTGCGACGGCGGCATAACATGCGCGTGGTAAAAGCGACCTATACCCGACTACCGCCGTTAGAGGGTGCCATTGATGCGGAAGAACTGCGCTACGGCTTACACGGTGGGCTACTCGAAACCGCGTTGATGCGCTATTTAGCGCCAGCGCTGGTGCAGTTGGACGGCTATCAGGCCACCCCGCCTGCAGCGCCCCAAAGCGACGCATTAGTGAGCGCAGAAGGTGCTGCAGCTTTTGCCTGGCTGGCAGAAGACTTAAGCACCCAAGGCGTAGCGGGCGATGCCAGCAAAGCCAGCGCTGAACTAGGCGAGCAGCTGGTTCAACACTATGCCCGCCATCTGGCGGCCGTAGTGACGGAAACCGCCCACCTACCGCCGCTAACCCAAGCTCGCTGCACCAGTGGGAGGCAGCTTTAG
- a CDS encoding FkbM family methyltransferase translates to MQRMALQRLRSAGGLARSLFIYWRPGRQRGLQRLYQPFIQPGTVAFDIGAHLGDRSAAFHALGAKVVALEPQPDLAKWFKRLVKPPTITLLPMAAGPTDGFAEIAISPSNPTLATLATEWREQIGERNAGFSQVRWEQRLQVPVTTLDTLIDEYGEPSFIKIDVEGFEAEVLAGLSCPVAALSVEFLGGTLEVSHACVSHLSRLGEYRYNVVVGEQRHFRWAEWQTPQAVSEWLSAGAEGLPSGDLYACRSDHSLLLSSL, encoded by the coding sequence ATGCAGCGCATGGCGCTACAACGACTGCGCAGCGCGGGCGGGCTAGCCCGCTCACTGTTTATTTATTGGCGGCCTGGGCGCCAGCGCGGGCTCCAGCGCCTATACCAGCCTTTCATACAACCCGGCACCGTCGCCTTTGATATCGGTGCACACCTAGGCGACCGTAGCGCGGCTTTTCATGCGCTCGGTGCCAAGGTGGTGGCACTGGAACCCCAGCCCGACCTCGCCAAATGGTTTAAACGCCTGGTAAAGCCGCCCACCATTACCCTGCTGCCCATGGCGGCGGGCCCTACGGATGGCTTTGCTGAGATAGCGATCAGCCCCAGCAACCCAACCCTGGCCACGCTTGCCACTGAGTGGCGGGAGCAAATCGGCGAACGCAACGCAGGCTTTAGTCAGGTACGTTGGGAACAACGTTTGCAGGTTCCGGTCACCACGTTGGATACGCTAATTGACGAGTATGGCGAACCCAGCTTTATCAAAATCGACGTTGAGGGCTTTGAGGCGGAGGTACTTGCGGGTCTAAGCTGCCCAGTGGCCGCACTTTCGGTGGAGTTTTTAGGCGGTACGCTAGAGGTGAGTCACGCCTGCGTAAGCCACCTAAGCCGCCTTGGCGAGTACCGTTATAATGTGGTGGTCGGTGAGCAGCGCCATTTCCGCTGGGCCGAGTGGCAAACGCCGCAGGCGGTTAGCGAGTGGCTAAGCGCAGGGGCCGAAGGACTGCCATCTGGGGATCTTTACGCCTGCCGCTCAGACCATTCGCTACTGCTGAGTTCACTTTAA
- the mdoH gene encoding glucans biosynthesis glucosyltransferase MdoH yields the protein MPNTIDITPSIPWLKIRRAFLAIMVLISSVAGCIAMSRVAGSLSMGWQITMLMLFALTFTWIALAFWGAVCGFVVCALRRDPLSLRKLDMEAPSARLLVSRTAIVMPIFAEPPIPTFAGLEATCHSLLGYAIDDSEEGEAARPMCEHFEVFVLSDTQDASVAKLEEAHVGALQRRFANKLAIHYRRRPNNEGRKAGNIAEFCRRWGRNYDFMIVLDADSLMSGATLLRMVQRMQRQPSIGLLQTVPIPVGQKTLFGRFTQFASALYSPMLAAGQSFWQGDAANYWGHNAIIRTRAFMDYAGLPTLSGKPPLGGEILSHDFVEAALLKRGGWQVILDTSITTAVSRHDPYASASHNSFEAMPSNLLDFAKRDRRWLQGNLQHLRLLGGAGLHPMSRLHFFYGAFAYLSSVVWLGLLVCTSILASYQVLSDAGEKDLPEPLSLGLLSITLGMLLAPKLLGLVLAFWQTPHAFGGRLRLLASTFLEMLFAALLAPLMMAWHSLFIINILLGRSVDWQTQHRGERSLSWRETWQHTGWMTITGLVWAGAMVSFSPTAFGWLTPAWLGLVGAAPLVKYSSSGTWGGVVSHRLGLLKTPSNCLKPPLLDDYAKLMSESDPHPLDPITQAPFVLQLPPAERFSQMRCQSFQQFDRQSLVAPSMTSTSTSRETN from the coding sequence ATGCCTAATACAATCGATATAACGCCATCGATTCCCTGGCTGAAAATCCGCCGTGCCTTTCTCGCTATCATGGTGCTGATTTCCAGCGTCGCGGGCTGTATCGCCATGAGCCGGGTCGCCGGAAGTCTCTCCATGGGCTGGCAGATCACCATGCTGATGTTGTTCGCGCTGACCTTTACCTGGATTGCCCTGGCGTTCTGGGGCGCGGTCTGCGGTTTCGTGGTGTGCGCGTTGCGCCGCGATCCGCTAAGCCTACGTAAATTGGATATGGAAGCACCCAGCGCACGCCTGCTGGTGAGCCGCACCGCCATTGTGATGCCAATTTTTGCCGAGCCGCCCATCCCCACCTTTGCCGGGCTTGAAGCCACCTGCCATTCGCTGCTGGGCTATGCCATTGACGATAGCGAGGAAGGCGAAGCCGCACGCCCCATGTGTGAACACTTTGAAGTGTTTGTCCTTAGCGACACGCAGGACGCCAGCGTGGCGAAACTGGAAGAAGCTCACGTGGGGGCGCTACAGCGCCGTTTCGCCAACAAACTCGCGATCCACTACCGGCGGCGGCCCAATAATGAGGGTCGCAAAGCGGGCAATATCGCTGAGTTTTGCCGCCGCTGGGGGCGCAACTACGACTTTATGATCGTGCTGGACGCCGATAGCCTAATGAGCGGCGCCACGCTACTGCGCATGGTGCAGCGCATGCAGCGACAGCCCAGCATTGGCTTGCTCCAGACGGTACCAATTCCGGTAGGGCAAAAAACCCTGTTTGGCCGCTTTACCCAGTTTGCTTCAGCGCTGTATAGCCCCATGTTGGCGGCAGGTCAGAGCTTCTGGCAGGGCGATGCGGCCAACTACTGGGGACACAACGCCATTATTCGCACCCGCGCCTTTATGGATTACGCGGGCTTACCGACACTCTCCGGCAAACCTCCGCTAGGCGGCGAGATACTCAGCCATGACTTTGTTGAGGCCGCCCTGCTCAAACGCGGCGGCTGGCAGGTAATACTGGATACCTCCATTACCACCGCGGTCTCGCGCCATGACCCTTATGCCAGCGCCTCTCATAACAGCTTTGAAGCCATGCCAAGCAACCTGCTCGACTTTGCCAAGCGCGACCGACGATGGCTCCAGGGGAACCTTCAACACCTACGCTTATTGGGCGGGGCAGGTCTCCACCCCATGAGCCGCCTCCACTTCTTCTACGGCGCCTTTGCCTATTTATCATCGGTGGTGTGGCTAGGACTTCTGGTCTGCACCAGTATTTTGGCCTCTTATCAAGTTCTTAGCGATGCGGGCGAAAAAGACCTGCCTGAGCCGCTGTCACTAGGGCTACTCTCCATTACCCTTGGAATGCTGTTGGCGCCCAAACTGCTCGGCTTGGTGTTGGCCTTCTGGCAAACACCCCACGCCTTTGGTGGCCGTCTTCGCCTACTGGCAAGCACCTTTCTAGAAATGCTGTTTGCTGCCTTGCTAGCCCCATTGATGATGGCGTGGCACAGCTTGTTCATTATCAATATATTGCTGGGGCGTTCTGTGGACTGGCAAACACAACACCGCGGCGAACGCTCTTTGTCCTGGCGTGAAACCTGGCAACATACAGGCTGGATGACTATCACTGGGCTAGTCTGGGCGGGCGCCATGGTGTCCTTCTCGCCGACGGCGTTTGGTTGGTTAACACCAGCTTGGCTTGGCCTTGTCGGTGCAGCACCGCTGGTCAAATACTCCAGCAGCGGTACCTGGGGCGGCGTAGTAAGCCATCGGCTGGGGCTGCTCAAAACACCCAGTAACTGTTTGAAGCCGCCACTGCTGGATGACTACGCCAAGCTAATGAGCGAAAGCGACCCTCATCCTCTTGATCCAATCACCCAGGCACCTTTTGTACTTCAACTGCCCCCTGCCGAGCGTTTTAGTCAGATGCGTTGCCAATCTTTCCAGCAGTTTGATCGCCAATCATTGGTTGCGCCTTCAATGACGTCTACTTCAACCTCCAGGGAGACCAACTGA
- a CDS encoding alkaline phosphatase, which yields MSRLLLMLLTLNLLLIAPLWWRYGEISSYLLAWEALIMAPLMLLLPVGQARRIVSVVFVSWVVLATAANLGTAATQMAFARPLNLYLDVPLLRSIYHLLVGNVGQLLAVCAMLLGGALLIAITLVLARLLMPPVAYSVKRLPGAVALTLLVTATTGAVLELNGVRVMDSARLPMVNTTRFQWQQITDTHAARLAFTAQLEAAPMEARPLPGLVGRNVLLTFIESYGISALKKPRYSDVLLPTLAEMQQRLGEHDLHVVSGMLASPIRGGQSWLAHATALSGRWIDNQLWYQLMLDSGHSTLIDDFGATGQRTLSVMPAITLAWPEGEAYGFGEIAAAKDIAYAGPALNWVTMPDQFTLDYTQRYLLGETPVFAQLALISSHAPWTPILPVLDDWSSIGDGRIFAPWEDAGDPPEVLWQDIERIRDHYAWSVDYAVKVTGRWAERVVDDNTLMIVLGDHQAAPLITGDDASAVVPVHIISGDPELLTPFIKRGFVSGTLPRLENVSHAPRMSQLRHWLQADFGVFAVDAAADVQQE from the coding sequence ATGAGTCGATTATTACTAATGCTGCTAACGCTGAATCTATTACTCATCGCGCCGCTCTGGTGGCGTTATGGTGAGATCAGCTCATATTTGCTTGCCTGGGAAGCGCTCATCATGGCGCCACTTATGCTGCTGCTTCCTGTCGGCCAGGCGCGCCGCATAGTGTCAGTCGTGTTCGTCAGTTGGGTCGTGTTGGCAACCGCTGCAAATCTAGGCACTGCCGCCACCCAAATGGCCTTTGCACGGCCACTCAATCTCTATCTTGATGTGCCTTTGCTGCGCTCAATTTATCATTTGCTAGTAGGTAATGTAGGCCAACTATTGGCAGTTTGCGCAATGCTACTGGGGGGAGCCTTGCTGATCGCCATCACCCTGGTTTTGGCACGCCTGCTGATGCCTCCCGTTGCCTACTCAGTTAAGCGCCTGCCTGGCGCGGTCGCGTTAACGTTGCTGGTCACTGCCACTACCGGTGCGGTGCTTGAGCTCAATGGTGTGCGGGTAATGGATAGCGCCCGCTTGCCGATGGTGAACACCACGCGTTTTCAGTGGCAGCAAATTACCGATACCCACGCCGCCCGCCTCGCTTTTACTGCACAGCTGGAGGCCGCACCAATGGAAGCCCGGCCATTACCGGGACTGGTGGGGCGCAATGTACTGCTCACCTTTATTGAGTCCTACGGTATCTCTGCGCTGAAAAAACCACGTTATTCCGACGTTCTTCTGCCTACGCTAGCCGAAATGCAGCAGCGGCTGGGTGAGCATGACCTCCACGTGGTCTCTGGCATGTTGGCCTCACCCATTCGCGGTGGGCAGTCATGGTTAGCCCACGCGACAGCCCTCAGTGGCCGCTGGATCGACAATCAGCTGTGGTATCAGCTGATGCTAGATAGCGGCCACTCCACTTTGATCGATGATTTTGGTGCTACTGGTCAGCGCACCCTTAGTGTCATGCCCGCCATTACCCTGGCGTGGCCGGAAGGGGAGGCCTACGGTTTTGGTGAAATTGCCGCAGCGAAAGATATCGCCTACGCCGGGCCTGCTCTCAACTGGGTAACCATGCCGGATCAATTCACTCTCGATTACACCCAGCGCTACTTGCTAGGTGAGACACCGGTGTTTGCCCAATTGGCACTGATCTCCAGTCATGCCCCATGGACGCCGATTCTGCCGGTATTGGATGATTGGTCATCCATTGGCGATGGGCGTATTTTTGCCCCTTGGGAGGATGCAGGTGACCCACCAGAAGTGTTGTGGCAGGACATTGAGCGCATTCGTGATCACTATGCCTGGTCGGTGGACTACGCTGTGAAAGTCACCGGCCGCTGGGCCGAACGCGTCGTGGATGACAATACCCTGATGATAGTGCTGGGTGACCATCAAGCCGCGCCGTTGATTACCGGCGACGATGCTAGCGCGGTAGTGCCGGTGCATATTATTAGTGGCGACCCTGAGCTATTGACGCCCTTTATAAAGCGTGGCTTTGTTTCCGGGACGTTGCCTAGGCTCGAAAATGTGAGCCACGCACCAAGAATGAGCCAGTTACGCCACTGGCTGCAGGCCGATTTTGGAGTATTCGCGGTGGATGCAGCCGCTGATGTGCAACAGGAATGA
- the ribA gene encoding GTP cyclohydrolase II RibA, whose amino-acid sequence MYQIERAIFDIRRGLPVVVNAGEQRLLVQALEGSESVEALALLAGDRPSLVLTRHRLAAMGMSLSTEAASLPLAAHISTNELHGLATAETLSQPAGGLLSGLKPAGIAELGAVTLMRRALLIPAALCAFVSEEATAAIEQQLAEGRLLQVSAEDATQCLAGAPGMLKRVSEANIPLEDAADSRFVLFREPDGLREHVAVVIGKPERWEGAVPLRLHSACLTGDLFGSLRCDCGEQLRNAVADIQAMGGGVLLYLAQEGRGIGLANKLRAYTLQDGGLDTVDADQVLGFGDDERQYAVAVDMLNALNIDQVQLLTNNPLKMEALRQGGIEVVSRQALYGSVTHHNQRYLNAKATRGGHLLEDVLSGQR is encoded by the coding sequence ATGTACCAGATTGAACGCGCTATTTTCGATATCCGTCGTGGATTACCCGTAGTGGTCAATGCCGGTGAGCAACGTTTGCTCGTGCAGGCGCTGGAAGGCAGTGAATCGGTCGAAGCGCTGGCTCTGCTAGCGGGTGATCGGCCTTCGCTGGTGCTTACCCGTCACCGGCTGGCGGCGATGGGCATGAGCCTATCCACCGAGGCGGCCAGCCTGCCGTTGGCTGCCCACATTAGCACCAATGAGCTGCATGGCTTGGCCACGGCGGAAACGCTTTCACAACCCGCGGGTGGATTGCTTAGCGGTTTAAAGCCCGCCGGAATAGCCGAACTAGGCGCGGTGACGCTGATGCGCCGCGCCCTGCTGATTCCCGCAGCGCTTTGCGCTTTTGTTAGCGAAGAGGCCACAGCGGCTATTGAGCAGCAGCTGGCTGAAGGACGCCTGCTGCAGGTCAGCGCTGAAGACGCTACGCAGTGCCTTGCCGGGGCGCCGGGTATGCTCAAACGGGTGAGCGAGGCAAATATTCCCCTCGAGGATGCTGCCGACAGCCGCTTTGTCCTCTTCCGTGAGCCGGACGGCCTGCGTGAGCACGTTGCGGTGGTGATCGGTAAGCCGGAACGCTGGGAAGGCGCGGTGCCGTTACGCCTGCACTCGGCGTGTTTAACCGGCGACCTGTTCGGTAGTCTGCGCTGCGACTGCGGCGAGCAGTTGCGCAACGCCGTGGCGGATATTCAGGCCATGGGCGGCGGCGTGTTGCTCTATCTGGCACAGGAAGGCCGAGGCATTGGTCTGGCCAATAAGCTGCGCGCCTACACTTTACAGGATGGTGGCCTGGATACCGTGGATGCCGATCAAGTGCTTGGTTTTGGTGACGATGAGCGCCAGTATGCGGTGGCGGTCGACATGCTTAACGCGCTTAACATTGATCAGGTGCAGCTGCTGACCAATAATCCCTTGAAGATGGAGGCGTTGCGTCAGGGCGGTATCGAGGTGGTCTCACGCCAGGCGCTGTACGGCAGCGTTACCCACCACAACCAGCGCTACCTCAATGCCAAGGCCACCCGAGGCGGGCACTTGTTGGAAGATGTGCTCAGTGGCCAGCGTTAA
- a CDS encoding glucan biosynthesis protein produces MRCNHFNRWRAGKWMVFIGCTLALPAFAEDDKHFSAVIERAQQLAEEAYQAPEETLPEVLRELDYDTYRQIRFDPAHAYWKDESPFSLQLFHSGFLFQTPIALNVIDNDTVTPLPFSAADYSYDGNAAALKEQDLTGSGHAGFRLHYPLNSSDYADEFGVFLGASYFRIVGRDQAYGLSTRGLAIDTASPDGEEFPAFREFWLYKPEADAEQIELLALMDSPSVSGAYRFVIQPGENTQVEVEAELFARQDITKLGVAPLTSMFTYGEASRERPDDFRPQVHDSDGLLIHTGSGEWIWRPLSNPSHLHTSAFVDDSPQGFGLMQRERDFNRYLDTEAQYHRRPSQWVVPLDEWGPGHVELVEIPTPDETHDNIVAYWVADDTLDAGESRRLHYLTHTLNTQPDAHDLGRAIRTRHGSAAVPGQTDTASQGQRQFIVDFQGGALEELTADQPVELDISALHGEVLLPQVTSLPNNGWRASFRLPASDQPSDVRLRLTLNGEPVSETWNYVWYPDA; encoded by the coding sequence ATGCGTTGTAACCATTTTAATAGGTGGCGGGCTGGTAAATGGATGGTATTCATAGGCTGCACACTGGCCTTACCGGCATTTGCCGAAGACGATAAACACTTCAGCGCTGTCATTGAACGCGCCCAACAGCTTGCAGAAGAGGCCTATCAAGCGCCCGAAGAGACATTGCCCGAGGTGTTGCGTGAGCTTGATTACGATACCTACCGGCAAATTCGCTTTGATCCCGCCCATGCCTATTGGAAGGACGAGAGCCCTTTTAGCCTACAGTTATTTCATAGCGGCTTTCTGTTTCAAACCCCGATTGCCTTGAACGTCATCGACAACGACACGGTAACCCCCCTACCCTTTTCAGCAGCGGACTACTCCTACGACGGCAATGCCGCCGCGCTGAAAGAGCAAGACCTAACCGGCAGCGGCCATGCTGGGTTTCGCCTCCACTATCCTCTTAACAGCAGTGACTACGCTGACGAATTTGGCGTATTTCTCGGTGCCAGCTACTTCCGCATTGTCGGGCGTGACCAGGCTTACGGGCTCTCCACCCGCGGGCTGGCGATCGATACCGCCTCACCAGATGGCGAAGAGTTCCCGGCGTTCCGCGAGTTTTGGCTCTATAAACCCGAGGCTGACGCCGAACAAATTGAACTGCTGGCGTTAATGGATAGCCCCTCGGTCAGCGGCGCTTATCGTTTTGTTATCCAACCCGGTGAGAATACTCAGGTCGAGGTCGAAGCGGAGCTGTTTGCCCGACAAGATATTACCAAGCTTGGCGTCGCCCCGCTCACCAGTATGTTCACTTATGGTGAGGCAAGCCGAGAGCGGCCGGACGATTTCCGTCCACAGGTGCACGACTCCGATGGCCTACTAATACATACCGGTAGCGGCGAGTGGATCTGGCGCCCGCTGAGTAACCCATCTCACCTGCATACATCCGCCTTTGTAGACGACTCCCCTCAAGGCTTTGGATTAATGCAGCGAGAGCGGGATTTTAACCGTTATTTGGATACCGAAGCCCAGTATCACCGTCGCCCCAGCCAATGGGTTGTGCCGCTGGACGAATGGGGCCCGGGCCACGTGGAACTTGTCGAAATCCCGACCCCCGATGAAACTCACGACAATATCGTCGCCTACTGGGTGGCAGACGACACCCTGGATGCCGGCGAATCCCGCCGCCTGCACTATCTCACTCACACACTGAACACTCAGCCTGACGCGCACGACCTTGGCCGCGCCATTCGCACTCGTCATGGCAGTGCGGCGGTGCCGGGGCAAACGGACACTGCCTCACAAGGTCAGCGCCAGTTTATTGTCGATTTTCAAGGAGGTGCCTTAGAAGAGCTCACCGCTGATCAGCCCGTCGAGTTAGATATCAGCGCCCTGCACGGTGAGGTTCTGCTCCCCCAGGTCACATCGCTGCCCAACAATGGCTGGCGAGCCAGCTTCCGACTACCCGCTAGCGATCAACCCAGCGATGTTCGCCTAAGGCTCACCTTAAACGGCGAACCAGTTAGCGAAACCTGGAATTATGTGTGGTACCCCGATGCCTAA
- a CDS encoding glycosyltransferase: MSKRFTLVVAGDPAQRTGGYIYDAQIVSALRNQGWEIDVVGLAGTFPDADAEAAEALTQALALLPDQAEVVIDGLAMGALPEVVAQHAQRLQITALLHHPLGDELGLNDADQQRFHRSELNALAHVARIIVTSHFTARRLLELAAHYEMPLIPRVTVVEPGVVQAPISPAAESAETLRLLCVATLTPRKGQDILVQALSGVAGDHWQCDCYGGARDAAFTQRVQQLIDQNGLQGSVHLHGECDSETLESAYRSAHALVLPSWYEGYGMVVTEALAHGLPVITTTGGALRDTLPAGAGLSVEPGDVDALQGALSRFCHDDELRHQLRQGAAQAREALSDWQEAGAKFAAALTAPDDSPNLRPGSQFASDWLTLREAADIDSRSQSLAELAAEWLNARTQAPLIADLGCGRGSNMRFLAPRLSGHQRWKLIDHDAILLAQARQRAAGLSNSQGQPVAVETHCVSLEPLAEVPLDGAHLVTASALLDLVSKQWIDALVARIAGQQQALLIALSVTGEWHFIDPQGAPVLDDEDRWLLAMFMAHQQRDKGLGDALGGQAHGALVAALEHADYRIEQAETPWQLAAGSQQQQPLMMALLEGWAEAATEQAPEAAARIAIWLQQRQQAVANGELGIWVAHRDLFATRLLSTPRVEA, from the coding sequence ATGAGTAAGCGGTTTACCCTTGTCGTTGCTGGTGACCCTGCTCAGCGCACCGGCGGCTATATCTATGATGCACAAATTGTCTCGGCCTTACGTAACCAGGGATGGGAAATTGACGTCGTCGGCTTGGCAGGCACGTTTCCTGATGCGGATGCCGAGGCGGCAGAAGCGCTCACTCAGGCCCTAGCGTTGCTTCCCGATCAGGCGGAGGTGGTGATTGATGGCCTGGCCATGGGAGCGCTGCCGGAGGTGGTGGCCCAGCATGCCCAGCGGCTGCAAATCACAGCGTTGCTGCACCACCCCTTAGGCGATGAACTGGGCCTTAACGATGCCGATCAGCAGCGCTTTCATCGCAGTGAGTTAAACGCGCTTGCCCACGTGGCGCGGATTATCGTCACCAGTCACTTTACCGCTCGGCGCTTACTGGAGCTGGCGGCCCACTATGAAATGCCACTCATTCCCCGTGTCACTGTGGTCGAACCGGGCGTTGTTCAGGCGCCGATCAGCCCCGCAGCAGAATCGGCTGAGACACTACGTTTGCTATGTGTGGCAACGCTAACGCCGCGCAAAGGACAGGATATTCTTGTTCAAGCGTTGTCGGGCGTTGCCGGTGATCACTGGCAGTGCGACTGCTACGGCGGCGCGCGGGATGCCGCCTTCACCCAGCGCGTTCAGCAACTGATTGATCAAAACGGCTTGCAGGGCAGCGTACACCTCCACGGCGAGTGCGATAGCGAGACCCTGGAATCGGCCTATCGCAGCGCCCACGCGCTGGTACTGCCCTCCTGGTATGAAGGCTACGGCATGGTGGTCACCGAAGCCCTGGCTCACGGCCTGCCGGTAATTACCACCACCGGTGGTGCGCTTCGCGATACCTTGCCAGCAGGCGCCGGTTTGAGCGTTGAACCGGGTGACGTTGATGCGCTGCAAGGTGCTCTAAGCCGTTTTTGCCATGACGACGAGCTACGCCACCAACTGCGCCAGGGAGCCGCCCAGGCCCGGGAAGCGTTAAGCGACTGGCAAGAAGCGGGAGCAAAGTTTGCTGCGGCGTTAACTGCGCCCGACGATTCTCCAAATTTACGCCCAGGCAGCCAGTTTGCGTCCGACTGGCTGACGCTGCGAGAGGCGGCTGATATCGATTCCCGTAGCCAGTCCTTGGCTGAGCTTGCCGCGGAGTGGCTGAACGCGCGTACGCAGGCGCCGCTGATAGCGGATCTTGGCTGCGGCCGGGGTAGTAATATGCGCTTTCTGGCGCCGCGCTTGAGTGGCCACCAGCGCTGGAAACTGATCGATCACGACGCCATTTTGTTAGCCCAGGCGCGCCAGCGTGCTGCCGGATTAAGCAATAGCCAAGGGCAGCCCGTGGCCGTTGAGACGCACTGCGTATCGTTGGAACCGCTTGCTGAGGTGCCGCTCGACGGCGCGCACCTCGTCACCGCATCGGCGCTGCTGGATCTGGTCTCCAAGCAGTGGATCGATGCTTTGGTGGCTCGCATTGCCGGGCAGCAACAGGCGTTGTTGATAGCGCTAAGCGTGACCGGTGAGTGGCACTTTATTGACCCTCAAGGCGCGCCGGTGCTGGATGACGAAGACCGCTGGCTGCTGGCGATGTTTATGGCTCACCAGCAGCGTGATAAAGGTTTGGGTGATGCGCTGGGTGGACAGGCGCACGGGGCATTAGTTGCTGCGTTAGAGCATGCTGATTACCGCATTGAACAAGCTGAAACACCGTGGCAGCTTGCTGCGGGTAGTCAACAACAGCAGCCGTTAATGATGGCGCTACTCGAAGGCTGGGCTGAAGCCGCCACCGAGCAAGCTCCGGAAGCGGCGGCGCGCATTGCCATCTGGCTACAGCAGCGTCAGCAAGCGGTGGCTAATGGCGAGCTGGGTATTTGGGTGGCGCACCGCGATCTGTTTGCCACGCGCCTGCTTTCCACGCCCAGGGTAGAGGCCTAA
- a CDS encoding RibD family protein gives MMKRIFKCGGVMPESHVNTIALADAWNWLLALRHRRPCDVAINVSPTGEWQTAKAVTAEARELLDCLTPLASRAAWVVAQLGQSMDGRIATESGHSHYINGHESLVHLHRLRALVDAVVVGAGTASADNPQLTVRHVSGTNPTRVVLDPRGRIPNDLALLNTDSAPTLHIVGSDVRPELQTTTSLAHVERCVLPLNASGQFAPHDVVTLLAEKGLPRVLIEGGGITVSQFIEAGTVDRLHLLVAPLLIGSGRPGLQMTPIETLESALRPPARTFRCGDDTLFDLRLRDTTA, from the coding sequence ATGATGAAGCGAATCTTTAAGTGCGGAGGCGTCATGCCCGAATCTCATGTCAACACGATTGCACTGGCCGACGCCTGGAATTGGCTGTTGGCACTGCGTCATCGGCGTCCTTGCGATGTGGCGATTAACGTGTCGCCAACCGGTGAGTGGCAAACGGCCAAAGCGGTCACCGCTGAGGCGCGAGAGCTGCTCGACTGCCTGACCCCGCTGGCCAGTCGAGCGGCGTGGGTGGTGGCGCAGTTGGGGCAAAGTATGGATGGCCGCATCGCGACGGAAAGCGGCCACTCCCACTACATCAACGGCCATGAAAGCTTGGTTCACCTGCATCGCCTGCGTGCATTGGTCGACGCGGTGGTGGTCGGTGCGGGCACCGCCAGCGCCGATAACCCGCAGTTGACCGTGCGCCACGTTAGCGGCACCAACCCGACGCGGGTGGTGCTTGATCCACGCGGTCGCATTCCCAACGACTTGGCGCTGCTGAACACCGATAGCGCCCCGACGCTGCATATCGTGGGGTCTGACGTAAGGCCTGAGCTGCAGACAACGACGAGCCTGGCCCACGTTGAACGCTGCGTACTGCCCCTGAACGCCAGCGGTCAGTTCGCTCCCCATGATGTTGTCACCCTGCTGGCCGAGAAGGGCCTGCCGCGGGTGTTGATAGAAGGCGGCGGCATTACGGTGTCTCAGTTTATCGAAGCGGGAACCGTTGATCGACTGCATCTGCTGGTCGCCCCGCTGCTGATCGGCTCTGGTAGGCCAGGGCTGCAAATGACGCCCATCGAGACCCTTGAGAGTGCGCTGCGCCCGCCCGCGCGAACTTTCCGCTGCGGTGACGACACGCTGTTCGACCTGCGACTGAGGGATACCACCGCCTGA